A genomic stretch from uncultured Pseudodesulfovibrio sp. includes:
- the nadD gene encoding nicotinate (nicotinamide) nucleotide adenylyltransferase produces MKLGILGGSFNPVHTGHVRMAVEVREQLELDRVDLVPAKEPPHKSDADMLPFALRLEMVERAVRGVRGLGTNPIEGRRPGPSFTCDTLTCYRSEQPETEFYFILGASTFLELPEWRRGLEIPEMASLVVVNRWEAAGEVTGFINTHWPNAVQENPGLWQFPEGHSIRLLGIPRLDIKGEHLRRCWLERRCLSLLVPSGVEELLEEQADEIERYWGVRA; encoded by the coding sequence GTGAAACTCGGTATTCTCGGCGGCAGTTTCAATCCAGTCCATACCGGACATGTCCGTATGGCTGTTGAGGTTCGTGAACAGCTTGAACTTGATCGTGTCGATCTGGTTCCTGCCAAGGAACCACCGCACAAGAGCGATGCTGACATGTTGCCGTTTGCGCTGCGTCTTGAAATGGTTGAAAGAGCTGTCCGGGGTGTGCGCGGGTTGGGTACCAACCCTATTGAAGGTCGGCGGCCCGGTCCATCCTTCACCTGTGATACGTTGACCTGTTACCGCTCTGAACAACCGGAAACCGAATTTTATTTCATTCTTGGTGCATCCACATTTCTGGAACTGCCCGAATGGCGGCGCGGGTTGGAAATCCCTGAGATGGCGTCCCTCGTGGTCGTTAATCGATGGGAAGCTGCTGGTGAAGTGACAGGATTCATCAATACTCATTGGCCCAATGCCGTTCAGGAAAACCCGGGTTTGTGGCAGTTTCCGGAAGGACATTCAATCCGGCTGTTGGGAATTCCCCGACTGGACATCAAGGGTGAGCATCTACGTCGATGCTGGCTGGAACGGCGGTGCTTGAGTCTGCTTGTTCCGTCTGGTGTGGAGGAGCTGCTTGAAGAGCAGGCAGACGAGATCGAACGATATTGGGGTGTTCGTGCATGA
- a CDS encoding carboxypeptidase-like regulatory domain-containing protein — MRTRLLGTMCFFILCLFLFVLPAQAGSGRVFGVVVDERGLPVEEARVTILREISHYRLMTFTTVTGHYAFNDVPPGIYSLCVTQKGVLLGEEVVEFMLPGNRKIDFAVERAMMQ; from the coding sequence ATGCGTACCAGACTGTTGGGAACAATGTGTTTCTTCATCCTTTGTCTCTTTCTCTTCGTGCTTCCGGCTCAAGCCGGGAGTGGGAGGGTGTTCGGAGTCGTGGTCGATGAGAGAGGCCTGCCTGTTGAGGAGGCGAGAGTGACGATTCTGCGGGAGATATCCCATTATCGGCTGATGACGTTTACCACTGTCACCGGACACTATGCTTTCAACGATGTTCCGCCCGGGATATATTCGCTATGCGTGACGCAGAAGGGCGTGCTTCTCGGTGAAGAAGTTGTGGAGTTCATGCTGCCTGGAAATCGGAAGATTGATTTTGCCGTGGAAAGGGCCATGATGCAGTAA
- a CDS encoding transcriptional regulator yields the protein MADTKTTPQDVLSEIESRAPQSMHPILEAAFKYQKQLIIAVSIIIGLAAIYAGYNAYAAKAKVSAQNELGAILVEAPSKDQITKLEALLETVPASVKSAVILEIAQASMTHGDYAKAVTHWDMLVSETTGDMQFAARMGKAKALLLEGKGADALTEMKELVGIASDAYTVPVYRQLALAAETAGDTAEALTAYKKLIEKDVADKQFIDYKISQLESK from the coding sequence ATGGCTGACACCAAGACCACACCACAGGACGTGCTGTCCGAAATTGAATCCCGGGCACCACAATCCATGCACCCCATCCTCGAAGCTGCCTTCAAATATCAGAAGCAGCTTATTATCGCAGTCAGCATCATCATTGGCTTAGCCGCCATCTATGCAGGCTACAATGCCTATGCAGCCAAGGCCAAGGTCTCGGCACAGAACGAGCTCGGGGCCATCCTCGTCGAAGCACCCAGCAAAGACCAGATCACCAAACTGGAAGCCCTGCTGGAGACTGTCCCCGCTTCCGTGAAGTCCGCTGTCATTTTGGAAATAGCCCAGGCCAGCATGACTCATGGCGATTACGCCAAAGCCGTCACCCACTGGGACATGCTCGTCAGTGAAACCACTGGAGACATGCAGTTTGCTGCCCGCATGGGCAAAGCAAAAGCCCTCCTTCTTGAAGGAAAAGGCGCTGACGCCCTGACTGAAATGAAAGAACTGGTCGGCATCGCTTCCGATGCTTACACCGTGCCCGTATATCGTCAGCTCGCTCTTGCTGCCGAGACCGCCGGAGACACAGCCGAAGCATTGACCGCTTACAAGAAGCTTATTGAAAAGGATGTCGCTGACAAACAGTTCATCGACTACAAGATTTCCCAGCTTGAATCCAAGTAA
- a CDS encoding glycosyltransferase family 9 protein, with protein MNLSADTTPKLVFRLGHMGDVALTTGVLSHWHETRGDTFIFLTRKGNGPLLENHPAIKEVVEFSNDQLRTGPWFTVAGELSRYFKGQPLIDLHGTLRSHILSIRWNGPVIRYPKFGLIRRLYDRTRSERFRVQLEATTVPQRYSMAFDKTPPPAHSLTPRIYLTDRERDAAMVRLHATGLHAPLVGLHPYATHPAKQWPKAHWLRLIELLNQAGMGWFIIGRNKESLMAENERDMTNQTNLRETCALLSRANLLVTGDSGPMHLACGVNTPVAAIFGPTARAWGFYPAGLKDRVIEQPLECRPCSLHGAKPCPSGFDCMTGITPDSVMQNVIAMLGYTHADKGEPTQRGK; from the coding sequence ATGAATTTGTCTGCCGACACCACACCGAAACTCGTCTTCCGTCTCGGACACATGGGAGATGTGGCGCTGACCACCGGCGTTCTTTCCCATTGGCATGAAACGAGAGGCGATACGTTCATTTTCCTGACCCGCAAAGGGAATGGCCCATTACTGGAAAACCACCCAGCCATCAAGGAAGTGGTGGAATTTTCAAACGATCAGCTCAGAACCGGACCATGGTTTACTGTGGCAGGCGAACTGTCCCGCTACTTCAAGGGACAGCCACTCATCGACCTGCACGGCACCCTGCGTTCACACATTCTTTCCATACGCTGGAACGGCCCTGTCATCCGTTATCCAAAATTCGGCCTGATCCGCAGGCTTTATGACCGCACCCGATCAGAACGATTTCGCGTGCAGCTTGAAGCCACTACGGTTCCGCAGCGTTACAGTATGGCTTTCGACAAAACACCGCCGCCAGCGCATAGCCTGACGCCGCGTATCTACCTGACAGACAGGGAGCGTGATGCCGCAATGGTCCGTCTACACGCAACAGGATTACATGCGCCGCTTGTCGGCCTGCACCCTTACGCCACACATCCGGCCAAACAGTGGCCCAAAGCCCATTGGCTGCGACTTATCGAATTGCTGAATCAAGCTGGAATGGGATGGTTCATCATTGGTCGGAACAAAGAATCTCTCATGGCCGAAAACGAACGCGACATGACCAATCAAACCAACCTTCGCGAAACCTGTGCCCTGCTGTCCAGAGCAAACCTGCTCGTAACTGGGGATTCCGGCCCCATGCATCTGGCCTGTGGTGTCAACACCCCTGTCGCCGCCATCTTCGGTCCCACGGCCCGCGCCTGGGGATTTTACCCGGCAGGCCTGAAAGACAGGGTAATAGAACAACCGCTTGAGTGCCGTCCATGCTCTCTGCACGGTGCAAAGCCGTGTCCTTCCGGATTCGACTGCATGACCGGAATCACACCGGACAGTGTCATGCAGAACGTCATAGCCATGCTTGGCTACACTCATGCGGACAAAGGGGAACCGACACAACGTGGGAAATAA
- a CDS encoding glutamate-5-semialdehyde dehydrogenase, with translation MDIREQMVEMGKRAKAASRGLANASGKAKQDALLILADLLQSGAEAIAIANKKDLDAAAERGLDKARIQRLTISEKVLNSMIQGCREVAAMADPVGEIESMTKRPNGMLVGRMRVPLGVVAMIYESRPNATVDAGILCLKAGNAVILRGGSEAFHSNKFLADLMHTALEKAGLPKDAVQVPPTTDREAVTEMLKLEEYIDVVIPRGGESLIRAVTSQATMPVLKHYKGVCQMFADASCDINKAVPIIENAKMQYPSGCNALECLLVHKDVADVLLPKVAQAIGPKGVKFKACEKSLSLLGEFAEPAADEDWGFEFLDLILAVKVVDDLDAAMDYIAEYGSNHTESILSESYEHCMRFVREVDASLVVANASTRFNDGGQLGLGAEIGISTSKLHAYGPMGIKELTSAKFVLMGEGQIRE, from the coding sequence ATGGACATTCGTGAACAAATGGTGGAGATGGGCAAACGCGCCAAGGCCGCTTCCCGAGGATTGGCAAACGCCTCCGGAAAGGCCAAGCAGGATGCTTTGTTGATTTTGGCCGACCTGTTGCAATCCGGGGCGGAAGCCATAGCGATCGCCAATAAAAAAGATCTTGATGCAGCTGCTGAACGAGGGCTGGACAAGGCTCGCATACAGCGTTTGACCATAAGCGAAAAGGTACTCAACTCCATGATCCAGGGCTGCCGCGAGGTGGCTGCAATGGCTGACCCCGTGGGTGAGATCGAGTCCATGACCAAACGGCCTAACGGCATGTTGGTCGGGCGTATGCGTGTTCCTCTCGGGGTTGTCGCCATGATTTATGAATCTCGTCCCAACGCGACTGTGGATGCCGGTATTCTCTGCCTCAAGGCCGGGAACGCTGTTATTCTTCGCGGCGGGTCTGAAGCGTTTCATTCCAACAAATTTTTGGCTGATCTCATGCACACCGCATTGGAGAAAGCCGGTCTGCCCAAGGATGCGGTTCAAGTGCCGCCTACCACGGATCGCGAGGCCGTGACCGAAATGCTCAAGCTTGAAGAGTACATTGATGTTGTTATTCCTCGCGGCGGCGAAAGCCTCATCCGTGCGGTGACCAGTCAGGCTACCATGCCGGTGCTCAAGCATTACAAAGGCGTGTGTCAGATGTTCGCGGATGCTTCCTGCGACATCAACAAGGCTGTGCCCATCATCGAAAATGCCAAAATGCAGTATCCCAGTGGTTGTAATGCGCTGGAGTGCCTGCTTGTCCACAAGGACGTGGCAGACGTCCTGTTGCCCAAGGTGGCACAAGCCATCGGCCCCAAGGGGGTTAAGTTCAAAGCGTGTGAAAAATCCCTGTCTCTTTTGGGCGAATTCGCCGAGCCTGCCGCTGACGAGGATTGGGGTTTCGAATTCCTTGACCTGATTCTGGCCGTGAAGGTTGTGGACGATCTGGATGCGGCCATGGACTACATTGCTGAGTATGGTTCCAATCATACCGAATCGATCTTGTCCGAGAGTTATGAACATTGTATGCGATTTGTCCGCGAAGTGGATGCCTCGCTTGTCGTGGCTAATGCCTCGACCCGTTTCAACGATGGCGGTCAGCTTGGGTTGGGAGCCGAAATCGGTATCTCGACATCCAAGCTCCACGCGTATGGTCCCATGGGTATCAAGGAGTTGACGAGCGCAAAATTCGTGCTGATGGGCGAAGGGCAGATTCGCGAGTAG